The Megachile rotundata isolate GNS110a chromosome 11, iyMegRotu1, whole genome shotgun sequence genome includes a region encoding these proteins:
- the NFAT gene encoding nuclear factor of activated T cells 3 isoform X7: MDASRARNNAGERSSAVTGSVQRSTVASSNRAHSASRRINHQRQQQQQPPQQQQQQQQQQPQQPAQQQSQSQQPRIPVGSLRNPDEHGSRASSAQDVCDNSNDSGLGFEDRQQHLTNATAWNGAGEEDSKRRKMDIKLESEDANFAFPEVAHSASSDGKTTNRNSSNGIAVLATISGNRTGNGNSGRVVEVSRSRPGLGVLTKRSSATHQGPVTLTSQLCSASADGKVQLQIICQPEQQHRARYQTEGSRGAVKDRTGNGFPIVRLVGYDKPTTLQVFIGTDLGRVAPHMFYQACRVSGKNSTPCIERKIDGTIVIEVDMDPTKDMMVTCDCVGILKERNVDVEHRFPQEAGVLQGRSKKKSTRCRMVFRTTIAHPDGSTETLQVCSQPIVCTQPPGIPEICKKSLTSCPCTGGLELFILGKNFLKDTRVVFQLDNDDLSSSLEPHWECAVLPDKEFLQQTHLVCVVPAYRRQDLAPSETVSVKLYAVSSGKTSEPHTFLYTAASAPPEPSVGKIEPITPPLANTNGDTALATSPAAAVSLTTGVSSNTLITQAAAGTPNFLTTIQPQQSASQTTEALKSDPSPPPVTASSQVTPVLMWAAQSPNCQNSPPDVMMPPPAMVANPLLNRRSSSNLQLILPDNLKTEVLDENSENSMISENSMQSIPTPTANGSTGTSPLQQLVNENSRDTPQTNMIRSVPVAANSSPVQEAVNLLGVVDLMRNQHPLSMVSTHQNTFGGMHDSSQVKVLSPHHINKDTNSMLPTEGSPNGTLQGGGVVDLRMKHHQSEFGTLSNFTGPPNGQLPAQSGHSVEKYLNHIESNVKEAESQENGFVGAIQQRASIIATGRQPQQAQASNILAAPTQGVKLDTLVNSGTESHQLVSPLRTVNPNSSAMMSHVSAVTDHETITSPQQSRNSPPIPVKTMLLEALMPPQSVQPLTGSSGTTVSSPASVVQEPTNGDSLLTTINAALLPSMQEPVVTTNGTSNPSVTVPNHNQMQVTDETMSTAAEHIPQIQGLIQQEVVAMQQAQQVEQVVAQAQQQVEQVVAQAQQQAVQAVQQAQQQVVQHVVQHAQVVQQAVQQVQAVQQVQAVPAVQQAVQQATQEVVQQAVQQATQEVVQQVQAVQQAVQQAQAAQAMQQAVQQDIGSMLNQPAGFVAEASSALASGAAQEPSQQRLTTAAEQAINNVITNATQDIINNRPITTTTAHAIIATKNILNSVATQSAQLMNSAMEGILPKSPPGQNNIVEQVASKSPPVALPVTPNRQNVNPPITNTANSSTGTTVRKQEDGMLPQELTSMSEHDLLSYINPSCFDPQNGFLM; this comes from the exons GTAACAATGCTGGAGAAAGATCGTCCGCGGTAACAGGTTCGGTTCAAAGGAGCACCGTCGCGTCAAGTAACCGCGCGCATTCCGCCTCTAGGAGGATCAACCATCAAcgtcagcaacagcaacaaccaccgcaacagcaacagcaacagcaacagcaacagccacAGCAACCAGCACAACAACAGTCGCAATCACAGCAGCCTAGAATACCAGTGGGATCCTTAAGGAACCCGGATGAACACGGATCGAGAGCCAGCTCGGCACAGGACGTTTGCGATAACTCGAACGATTCTGGGCTCGGCTTTGAGGATCGTCAGCAACACCTCACGAACGCAACC GCTTGGAACGGCGCCGGCGAGGAAGACTCCAAGAGAAGAAAAATGGACATCAAGCTCGAGTCCGAGGATGCGAATTTCGCCTTCCCCGAAGTAGCACATTCGGCGAGTTCCGACGGTAAAACGACCAACAGAAATAGCTCGAATGGAATCGCCGTGTTGGCCACTATCTCCGGAAACAGGACAGGGAACGGAAACTCCGGAAGGGTCGTTGAAGTATCCAGATCTCGTCCGGGATTGGGCGTTCTCACGAAGAGGTCGTCGGCTACTCATCAAGGACCTGTCACCCTCACCTCTCAACTGT gTAGTGCTTCCGCAGATGGAAAGGTGCAATTGCAGATAATCTGTCAGCCCGAGCAGCAGCATCGGGCTCGTTACCAAACCGAAGGCTCTCGAGGAGCAGTGAAAGATCGAACCGGGAACGGGTTTCCCATCGTTCGTCTGGTCGGTTATGACAAACCGACCACTCTTCAAGTTTTCATCGGTACAGATCTGGGTCGTGTCGCACCTCACATGTTCTATCAAGCTTGTCGAGTAAGCGGTAAAAACTCGACGCCATGCATCGAGCGTAAAATCGACGGTACCATCGTGATCGAGGTGGACATGGATCCGACGAAGGATATGATGGTCACTTGCGATTGCGTCGGTATCTTGAAGGAACGTAACGTGGACGTAGAGCACAGATTTCCACAGGAAGCCGGTGTGCTACAGGGTCGCAGTAAAAAAAAGTCGACCCGTTGTCGCATGGTTTTCCGCACGACCATCGCTCATCCCGATGGCAGTACGGAGACTTTGCAAGTCTGTTCTCAACCAATAGTTTGTA CTCAACCACCTGGTATACCGGAGATCTGTAAAAAGTCGCTCACCTCCTGTCCGTGCACCGGTGGATTAGAACTGTTCATACTTGGAAAGAACTTTCTGAAGGATACTCGTGTAGTGTTTCAATTAGACAATGACGATCTGTCGAGTAGTTTAGAACCGCACTGGGAGTGCGCCGTTTTGCCCGACAAGGAATTCTTGCAGCAAACGCATCTGGTATGCGTGGTGCCTGCATACAGGCGACAAGATCTTGCGCCTTCGGAAACGGTCAGCGTTAAACTGTACGCCGTGTCGTCCGGCAAAACTAGCGAGCCTCACACGTTTCTTTACACCGCCGCTTCTGCACCGCCAGAGCCGTCGGTGGGCAAGATAGAACCCATCACGCCGCCATTGGCCAACACAAACGGTGATACCGCGCTGGCAACGTCCCCTGCAGCAGCCGTATCTCTCACCACGGGTGTATCGTCGAACA CTCTGATCACGCAAGCAGCCGCGGGAACGCCGAACTTCTTGACAACGATACAGCCACAACAATCAGCCTCCCAAACGACGGAGGCTCTGAAGAGCGACCCCAGTCCTCCGCCAGTTACGGCATCGTCTCAGGTGACACCAGTTCTGATGTGGGCTGCTCAAAgtccaaattgccaaaattcgCCGCCTGACGTGATGATGCCGCCTCCAGCCATGGTAGCGAATCCCCTTCTAAACCGCAGGTCGTCTTCGAATCTTCAATTAATCCTGCCCGATAATTTGAAGACCGAGGTACTAGATGAGAACAGCGAAAACAGTATGATTAGCGAGAACAGTATGCAGAGTATACCTACACCTACTGCGAACGGCTCGACGGGTACGAGCCCGTTGCAGCAGCTCGTTAACGAAAACTCCAGAGACACGCCTCAAACGAACATGATCAGATCGGTGCCGGTTGCGGCAAACAGTTCACCCGTACAGGAGGCAGTAAATCTGCTCGGCGTAGTCGATTTGATGCGGAATCAACACCCATTATCGATGGTGTCCACGCACCAGAACACCTTCGGAGGTATGCACGACTCGTCTCAAGTCAAAGTTCTAAGTCCTCATCATATCAACAAAGACACTAATTCGATGTTGCCGACAGAAGGCAGCCCTAACGGAACTCTTCAGGGTGGCGGTGTCGTAGATCTCCGCATGAAACACCACCAGTCGGAATTCGGCACTCTATCGAATTTCACCGGTCCACCGAATGGACAGTTACCTGCACAGAGTGGACATAGCGTAGAAAAATACCTGAACCACATCGAGTCCAACGTGAAAGAGGCTGAAAGCCAGGAGAATGGTTTCGTGGGTGCCATACAGCAACGAGCTTCCATAATCGCTACGGGACGACAACCTCAACAAGCACAAGCTTCCAACATTTTAGCGGCTCCCACTCAAGGTGTGAAGCTGGATACCCTCGTTAATTCAGGGACGGAATCTCATCAGTTGGTGTCACCGCTTCGCACCGTCAACCCCAACAGTAGCGCCATGATGAGTCATGTGTCCGCGGTAACCGACCACGAGACGATCACGAGTCCCCAACAGAGCAGAAATAGCCCGCCGATTCCCGTGAAAACGATGCTCCTCGAAGCGTTGATGCCTCCTCAAAGCGTTCAACCTTTGACAGGGAGTAGCGGCACCACCGTGTCCTCTCCGGCTTCTGTTGTCCAAGAGCCGACCAACGGCGACAGCTTACTCACGACTATTAACGCTGCTCTATTGCCCTCAATGCAGGAGCCAGTCGTGACTACGAACGGTACGTCGAATCCTAGTGTTACTGTACCGAACCATAATCAGATGCAAGTTACGGACGAGACTATGTCGACAGCAGCGGAGCATATTCCGCAAATTCAGGGTCTTATTCAGCAAGAAGTTGTAGCGATGCAGCAGGCGCAGCAAGTGGAGCAAGTGGTGGCGCAGGCACAGCAGCAAGTCGAACAGGTTGTCGCTCAGGCGCAACAGCAGGCTGTCCAGGCCGTGCAGCAGGCGCAGCAACAGGTTGTCCAGCACGTAGTGCAGCACGCGCAAGTTGTCCAGCAGGCTGTACAGCAAGTGCAAGCGGTGCAGCAGGTTCAGGCTGTGCCAGCCGTTCAGCAAGCGGTGCAACAGGCTACGCAGGAAGTGGTCCAGCAGGCAGTGCAGCAGGCGACCCAAGAAGTGGTGCAGCAGGTGCAAGCGGTGCAGCAAGCGGTGCAACAAGCGCAGGCAGCTCAGGCGATGCAACAAGCGGTGCAGCAAGATATAGGGTCCATGTTGAATCAACCGGCGGGTTTCGTAGCCGAAGCCAGCTCCGCCCTCGCAAGCGGAGCGGCGCAGGAACCGTCGCAACAGAGATTGACTACTGCTGCGGAGCAGGCGATTAATAACGTAATCACTAACGCTACTCAGGACATCATTAACAATCGACCAATCACCACGACAACCGCCCATGCCATCATCGCAACGAAAAATATATTGAACAGTGTAGCTACTCAGAGCGCGCAGCTTATGAACAGCGCTATGGAGGGCATCCTACCGAAATCTCCGCCGGGTCAGAATAATATCGTCGAACAAGTCGCGAGCAAGTCACCGCCCGTTGCCTTACCCGTCACGCCCAACAGGCAAAACGTGAACCCACCCATTACTAATACGGCTAACAGTTCTACCGGAACGACGGTCAGAAAACAAGAAGATGGGATGTTGCCCCAAGAGCTTACATCGATGTCAGAACATGATCTGTTGAGCTACATAAATCCAAGCTGTTTCGATCCTCAGAATGGATTTCTTATGTAG